A stretch of the Malus domestica chromosome 08, GDT2T_hap1 genome encodes the following:
- the LOC103423997 gene encoding ankyrin repeat-containing protein BDA1-like, with translation MEKELHRAAVRGSVDALLELLSEDPQILNRTVPSLSDTPLHVASLLGHSAFAEELLSRNPELAAELDSRGSSPLHLAAAKGSVEIVKNLVRVNPDLGFVLDRDGFTPLHLGVIKGRAAVVAELAQVRPAATRVLTQEGESGLHLCVKHHRLEVLKVLVESIGRDDEFVNWRDGDGNTVLHVAVAKKQLEVIKYLLTNTKMDVNAENAIGFTALDVLTHSTRDLRDLEIKQSLQKAAAPRTNRARFIAFEPEMDSVRVSNSISMQPLMSKKMSVKEIVKKKGIDWLGRKRSSLMVVSSLIATVAFQAALSPPGGVWQDDYLVYSNGTAVERPHNAGQSVMAITEPVQYGQFMILNTIAFLASLSIILLLVSGLPMRRKRWMWFQMVIMWIAITALSGTYFVGLIFMTPDRNRGSYLYYVTQISVLIWLGLMGLVFIGNLIRVIIWLLRMHGYMEEKETDDSLYVDYDDNDEI, from the exons ATGGAGAAAGAGCTCCATCGAGCCGCCGTGCGCGGATCCGTCGACGCCCTTCTCGAACTACTCAGTGAAGACCCTCAAATCCTCAATAGGACAGTCCCATCTCTATCCGATACGCCCTTACATGTAGCCTCGCTTCTGGGCCACTCTGCTTTCGCCGAAGAGTTACTGAGTCGGAACCCCGAACTCGCCGCCGAGCTGGACTCCCGCGGCTCTTCGCCTCTTCACCTGGCGGCGGCAAAAGGGTCGGTGGAGATAGTGAAAAATCTGGTGCGGGTCAACCCAGATCTGGGTTTCGTGCTGGATCGCGATGGGTTCACTCCCCTGCATCTGGGTGTGATCAAGGGGCGAGCTGCGGTTGTGGCCGAGCTGGCCCAAGTCAGACCGGCGGCGACTCGGGTTTTGACTCAGGAAGGCGAGAGTGGGTTGCACTTGTGTGTGAAGCATCACAGGCTGGAGGTGTTGAAGGTTTTGGTGGAAAGTATAGGGAGAGATGATGAGTTTGTGAATTGGAGGGATGGCGATGGTAACACAGTCTTACATGTTGCTGTGGCCAAGAAACAATTAGAG GTTATAAAGTATTTGCTGACTAATACAAAGATGGATGTAAATGCCGAAAATGCGATTGGTTTCACCGCATTGGACGTCTTAACTCATAGCACAAGAGATTTAAGAGACTTGGAAATCAAACAGTCCCTTCAGAAAGCTGCAGCTCCAAGAACGAACAGGGCACGATTTATTGCATTCGAGCCGGAAATGGATTCAGTTCGAGTATCCAACTCGATCTCAATGCAACCCCTAATGTCGAAGAAAATGAGTGTAAAGGAAATAGTTAAGAAGAAGGGCATTGATTGGTTGGGAAGGAAACGAAGCTCGTTAATGGTTGTGTCTTCCCTAATTGCGACAGTGGCATTTCAAGCTGCATTATCCCCTCCAGGCGGTGTATGGCAGGATGACTACTTGGTATACTCCAATGGCACCGCTGTGGAGCGTCCTCACAACGCTGGGCAGTCAGTGATGGCAATTACAGAGCCAGTTCAATACGGACAGTTCATGATCCTCAACACGATTGCTTTCCTTGCATCATTGAGCATAATTCTACTGCTCGTGAGCGGATTGCCTATGAGGCGGAAGAGGTGGATGTGGTTTCAGATGGTGATCATGTGGATTGCAATAACGGCACTATCGGGTACTTATTTTGTTGGATTAATCTTCATGACACCGGACAGGAACCGGGGCAGCTATCTGTATTATGTGACTCAAATATCTGTGCTGATATGGCTGGGGTTGATGGGGCTTGTGTTCATTGGTAACCTGATTCGGGTAATCATCTGGCTTCTTAGAATGCACGGATACATGGAGGAGAAAGAAACTGATGATTCGCTCTACGTAGACTACGATGACAACGACGAAATTTGA
- the LOC103423979 gene encoding uncharacterized protein, which produces MSLSAAEDDSASEIHIPADIDWHMLDKSKFFFLGAALFSGVSGALYPIIVLKTRQQVSPTQISCLKMSCAIMRHEGPKGFYRGFGTSLTGTIPARALYMAALEVTKSNVGTVTVRLGFSDTTAMAIANAAAGLSSAMAAQLVWTPVDVVSQRLMVQGCTSSTKHILPNVSSYKYRNGLDAFTKIVHADGLRGLYRGFGISSLTYAPSNAVWWTSYSVAHRLIWSSFGGYMCKKDESGSGNGSNLRPDCKAMLAVQALSAGMASGVSALITMPLDTVKTRLQVLDAEENGHRRPLTMMQTVRNLVREGGFAACYRGLGPRWASMAMSSTTMVTTYEFLKRMSAKNQ; this is translated from the coding sequence ATGAGCTTGAGCGCGGCCGAGGACGATTCGGCTTCGGAAATTCACATCCCGGCTGATATAGATTGGCATATGCTTGACAAGTCCAAGTTTTTCTTTCTGGGTGCTGCTTTGTTTTCTGGTGTTTCAGGTGCTTTGTATCCAATTATAGTGTTAAAAACCCGCCAACAAGTTTCACCCACTCAGATTTCTTGCTTGAAGATGTCTTGTGCAATCATGCGCCACGAAGGTCCTAAAGGGTTTTACAGAGGTTTTGGGACCTCTCTGACGGGAACAATTCCGGCTCGAGCGCTTTACATGGCGGCGCTTGAAGTCACCAAGAGCAATGTTGGAACTGTGACGGTTAGATTAGGATTTTCGGATACTACAGCAATGGCGATAGCGAATGCTGCTGCGGGGTTGAGCTCAGCCATGGCGGCCCAATTAGTTTGGACCCCGGTCGATGTTGTGAGCCAGAGACTCATGGTTCAGGGCTGCACCAGTAGTACCAAACACATCCTCCCCAATGTGAGTTCTTATAAGTATAGAAATGGCCTTGATGCTTTTACGAAAATTGTTCATGCCGATGGATTGAGAGGATTGTACAGGGGATTTGGGATTTCGTCACTGACTTATGCGCCTTCAAATGCGGTTTGGTGGACTTCTTACTCTGTTGCACACAGACTcatttggagtagttttggtGGCTATATGTGTAAGAAAGATGAGAGTGGCTCAGGCAATGGGTCTAATTTACGCCCCGATTGCAAGGCAATGCTGGCAGTGCAGGCGTTGAGTGCAGGCATGGCAAGTGGGGTTTCTGCTCTGATTACCATGCCGCTGGATACTGTCAAGACGCGGTTGCAAGTTCTGGATGCGGAAGAAAACGGTCATAGAAGACCGCTGACAATGATGCAGACGGTGAGAAATCTGGTGAGGGAAGGAGGGTTTGCTGCTTGTTACAGAGGGCTAGGGCCTAGGTGGGCTTCAATGGCAATGTCTTCCACAACCATGGTTACTACCTATGAGTTTCTCAAAAGAATGTCTGCCAAGAATCAATAG